TTGCAACTGATTAACCTTCATGGTAGTGCTAAGGTTATCATTCTACGAAGTTTCAGTATAAGTAATATTAATGTCCTATTATAACTAATTAAGAtactaatatttttattcaatatcgcATGAAAGGTgccgcatatacatatagcgCACTGCAAGTGCTAAAGATATAAATAATGATGTATTACAAACTTACAGTTATCCATCGGCAGCTTTttacaacaaaaaataataataaattcatcgTAAGTTTGGTAACAAATCTTTTGAAGATATCGAGTTAATATTTAACATTAATTAACGTTCCATTCAAAAATGTCCAATACTATTTTCTTCGATATCTGTCTAAAGTGAAAAACGCTAATAGCGCAGAATAACATTGTACTACAAATATTCGTTAATATTAGTTTAATGTCCTAttaacattgaaaattatgaaacaattattacttattattatatcaactTCTAATGTTTGACTACTACATCTATGCAAGcacaataaattaattttataattcttttattaacgtaataattacaatgtacaaaattataatcctACTTTACTCTGTTGTAATTAGAATGAGAAAACTTgctttatttaataataaaatcttttcttccagaattacaaaaaatatacaaattttataGACAAATCTTCAATACACTGGAAtaagtgtaaaaataataaatatttcagcaaaaatatatatgtacaatttttatatacaaaTCGAAACTATTTTAGCCGAAATATTATTGAGATTTCATTGCTCACGTTCgctgaagaattttttgaaaatatttcagttaGTATTCACATATGCTAAATGAATACTTAATGTTTATTTCTTTCgaatttttgttacaattaTTCATGTCTCTGAATCCCTCATAAGaatctattttttattcactacGCAGCCGTTGAAAGAGCACAAATACGAACATGAGTATTctgttaaaaaaacaaataatgtGATAATATTGTAACACCATAATTACAAACCATAACCACAATGCCATAACCacaatacaaaaattgttaaaaatcttggatccagattttcaatatttaatcgAACCAGCTTGATTAATAGTATAAATTCATGTTCatagttatttaaaaaacttacCGTTCTTTTTAAACGTTTGCATATTTTAAACAGATTTGAAGCACGtcgttttatagctgttactCTCTCTAAATTAATGGAAGTTGAATCACGTTTCTGTAAGCGATTTCTTAAAATTCGACAAGATTTACATCTTGGATTGGgctgatttcttttgtaagtATCTTCACTAATAATGACACCTTTGCAAATTCTCGAATATCTGAAAATTTACGtaattgttaaaatttaaatcgTATTCAACCCTTCTTAGTAGTTCATTAATTTATgcatgtaaaaaataaatcattcttACCTATAACTGTCGACTTGAGTGCCCACGCACAATGGCCATCTCTCTACAGATTTTAAGTAATCGTAAATATCacgaaacgaatcgattttCTCGTTCAATAACAATTCTTCATTATTAGGGAGAATTACCTGCAatgttatataaataaattattgttactaaaaaaaaaataaacgggATAAATTTACTCGGGCATTGATTAATACTTACTGTAATTGACGTATCCTCGTTTAATCGTAGATGGTTTACGATTTGCCTAGTTGTTTCGTCTATCCGCATGAATATCAGTCCATCTGGTTCATCTAAATATAACCAAGACGGcggtaatgaaatttttttgatcttaGCTCTGAAATCTTCCAATTGTGCCCTTGCTTCCGTTTCCTGCTGATTTTCGATAATATCATGTACATGTTGACTTAACGGTGGTTCGTCTAAGTCTTGTTCTATTGGAATAATAGCGTCCATCACATTATTAGAAAGTTCTtcatttgttaatattttttgttgctCAATTTGATGATCTTCAATTTGACAATGCTGTTCATCTTCAGAGTGATTGAAATATATCGGGACAAACTGATGCTCGAGTCTTGGCAAAGCTTCATCTTTGAGTTGCTTTTTCTCTTTAGGAAAAATCTTGAGCTCACCTTTTATAACAACCCTATCGTACATTCTTATGTCTtctcaacgatgaattttgaacgggttcagtcaagaccagagtgcgaggtcgaccgataggcgcggtacattcagagccatggaagtagtatagcaaggggggttctacacgcagattccggttaccgacacttaccgaccgagccgaccagtccgcctatacattctccccagactcaaacccttttccgctccgcgcagcccagactcaaacccttttccgcgatgacgtcacagtctgacgtaccgaaggtcaattaccgacagttgtatcgatcgagggtcaaaatcgtgctgttttacctacaatcttaccgacagttgtatcgatcaagggtcaaaatcgtgctgttttaccgacaatcttaccgaccgaaggtctgtagtgctcgcctgtcccacgataggactgctgatgtgtaacatgaaccactccgaattcctttcccacggtaggactgctgacgtgtaacgtcaaccacctcacattcctttcccaccttatcaaccacctcacattcctttcccacgttatcaaccacgtgacattccaaaattaatggttccgagaattgtttgtcccaacgtcgcaccgaaatcctttgaccgcataccgctcgccgtcgaaacttgtcgaacgcattgttttgtctaaccaccttatcaaccacgtgacattccaaaattaatggttccgagaatttgctgatgtgtaacatgaaccactccgaattcctttcccacggtaggactgctgatgtgtaacatcaaccacctcacattcctttcccaccttatcagccccgtgacattccaaaattaatagttccgagaattgtttgtcccaacgtcgcaccggaatcctttgaccgcgtgccgctcaccgtcaagtcgaaacttgtcaggtgcgcgcgcatacgtatttgatatcagtcccgtgacattccttaccctccatcaaattatgtggtgggggaacgttataaaagcgaaaagtgaaaagttcATCGtcagtctgaagctgttcttcttgcaaatgagaagtgctctggaacaacgtgagttgaagaaacgattagaactgctcctcaagaatatcagagaagtaaaacatctcCTGAAAATCAGATCCGACCTCAATCGACTTACAAGAGATTTCGAGCACCTACAACTGGACCGTAACGACAATGGACTTCTCAAAACTGAACGAAATCGCGCGGCTGGAGACGTTTCTgccgttgaaaaaagtttcggatCTTGAAGCCTACTTCGAATACAGAGTCAGCGGTGTTCGTCGagtcaaaacgaaatttggagacaaaatcgttctggacttaGATGAcgcttt
The Neodiprion lecontei isolate iyNeoLeco1 chromosome 3, iyNeoLeco1.1, whole genome shotgun sequence DNA segment above includes these coding regions:
- the LOC124293427 gene encoding uncharacterized protein LOC124293427, whose amino-acid sequence is MDFSKLNEIARLETFLPLKKVSDLEAYFEYRVSGVRRVKTKFGDKIVLDLDDAFTIFLPNRLNKALHENEDLYQKVTAANIRMYDRVVIKGELKIFPKEKKQLKDEALPRLEHQFVPIYFNHSEDEQHCQIEDHQIEQQKILTNEELSNNVMDAIIPIEQDLDEPPLSQHVHDIIENQQETEARAQLEDFRAKIKKISLPPSWLYLDEPDGLIFMRIDETTRQIVNHLRLNEDTSITVILPNNEELLLNEKIDSFRDIYDYLKSVERWPLCVGTQVDSYRYSRICKGVIISEDTYKRNQPNPRCKSCRILRNRLQKRDSTSINLERVTAIKRRASNLFKICKRLKRTQIQLKEQIFMAKSECAKKSEAVVQDAIQKLPTDFQNAVNSCFAAAKKKKCERSTMYVTMDIRVKISSSAYGFQAATFHSFKERCETMQEGDKRGVILVDDRN